TGTGATTATGCAAAAGTATATACGTTTCTATAGTGCCAGTTCACCATCTATAATGTCCATCATGTATTcaggaaaaaaattctaagttttTCTAAACAACCAAATCACCCGCCTCTTAGTGGTCCTGCCTAATTCAATTCACAGGTTACTGGGAGGAAACCATACTTGCACATATCCACCCGTGATTGGCAAAAACGTCCGGAACTATGCAAGTCAACGCGTCCTAACACAGATTGTTTCGAATAGGTTATGGATGCAAGGATATCAGTCTTGGACCCTTATTCATTATCAATGTCATTCATGACAGTGCATATTATTCACGCTCGATGAATACGCTAGATGAATTAATTCTGTTCATAGAAAGTACATTAATCATATGACATTAAAGTCAAGTTGGCAATAGGTTCCCCTCGAATGAATGAATTGCGCTGTTAGAAGTTTCTCAAACGATCGTACTTAACCACTGGAGTAAAGTGGCCACTTTTTCAATATGCAAGGGAGAGGTaaggggttcgaatccccacattCTTAGGGGGATTAGGGTGGAGACGAATTAATTttaagagtgggtttcgactcccacgccttaCAAGGAGGAATgtcaaaagtctgagagtgagagttagaatatgaataaagtaggaccgacaaaaaaaaaaatgatcgtaCTTTGTACTATTGTGTCCCAAATTGTTGCCTACTCCATCGTTACATGACTAATTGTTTTAGCTTTTACAAAATAACAAAACGTTACAATGTAATATGTACGCATCGGCGTTTCGTTTTTGTCAGTAACACACACGTATAAATGGGTAAACTCAACTGAGCAATAAGCTAAGCTCAGAGAGTCAGTGATATCATTTCTTGTCCCAATATAGGTAGTTCATCATATTACGGTCAGGCATGCAAACGTTTGCGTGCATGGAGTTTGAAAACTTGCACTTCTCTTCTGTCATATGGCAGATTAGGAGTTGGCTGACGAACTTTATTAGTAAAATTTCTCATTATCGTCTCCTAATGTGCCTGTAGAAATATTGTTATGAACATCTTCAACTCAGtaatttgatcaattgataAAAGTATTAAACTCTCAATAACAAGTGTATAAAAACAATTCTCTCATAAACCAATTACCATAGATGTAACTACTGTCAAGAGAATGAGTAAaagcaataatttttcaaattagttAGTTTTCTTCAGCtgattttctttaattgatCTAAGGATACACTGTAGAAACCCGATTATCTAGAGAGTTCTTGGGATACTCTACTAGTCCCACGAATTGGTTAAGTCCATATTTTTGAGTTATGTAGGTGGTCTTGATCCAACGCAGTTTGTTAAAGGATTATTGTCTCCACACGATGGTGCGAACATAATTTCCACAGGTTACGTTCCAATTTGGGGTGTAATTAAGCTAATCGAGTTGATACTCTGCCAAGCACAAGCTCGCCTTAACTCCCAAATTTACCGCACGAAACACGACTCAAGCTCGAGCTTGAATTTAATAATCTCAAATGATCTGCGATTCTAAGTATATTGTGTATATGTTTatgagaatataattttttgaaaacagAAATAATGAAAAGCTCGAATTCGACTCAAAATGAAACGAGTCGTAATCAAGTAGTCTTCGAGCGGGGCCCATGTTACCTGTGAATAGCTTGACTCGGTTTTATTCTTGATCATATTCATCACAGAGGCATGTGGCAGTTTTATTTTATAGATATAaagacttttccttttcaaaaaataattttatatcggccaaaaaaattacattcatgaaaaaaaaattaaaaacaaaattattacgTCGGCATAGAAAAATATATCACACGTCTTGTGGTGCAAATAATAACATTCCTTTCTAATGCACGTATATATGTACTATATGAATTTCATCTCATTAATGgattcatattaattttttatatattaaaagtgCATTAATTCAGCTCTACTATTGCATAGAGCTTTACTATAATCATTTACATCACACTGTGTCCTTGAAAATACAACATTTTGTTAAGGATAAAGGAAAAGAGCACacatttatttctaaaattatatttattttaatgtggTCACTGAACttgaattttgtgcaattaacTCTATCAACTtatggatttctttttcttcaatcaagtCTCTTGATTTCTAATTGTAACAAATTCAGGCTAACTCGTTCGTCAATTCAATCAAAAGCGTGACGTGGAAAAACTTGATGTGATTATAGGTATTTCTTTTGCACCAACCAAACTGTAAAAACAATGACCCCGTGCATTTAAGTAAATCGCAATTGTCTTTCATGCTGCTGTGGCATCAATTGTCTCGGCATTAGGCTTTTTTAACTCCAGTTCATTGAAATTGGCGatggaagaacttgaaaatGTAAACATTCAAGACCTTCATAGCATCACGTCGAAGAATCGGTGCAAGCTCATGATCGAACTACCATTTGTGCTTCCAAGAAATAGTACAACACTTCTGGTggatttgataatatttttcacgaCACATGTACTCGGATAACAAAAGGtcttgacatatatatatataattcgaACCACCTTATAAATGTGTTCAAGCGGATGTCGGCTTTTGGCTAGCGAAATCTTCAATACCAAGCAAGCTGTATCCAAAACACAtagattaggaaaaaaaaacactacaTAAGATCAAGACCTTTTAATGCACGTATACATGTACTATTTGAATTTAATCTCATTAATgattcatattaatttttttatttattaaaagtgCATTAATTCAGCTCTACCGTTGCATATAGTTTTACATCACAGTGTGCCCTTAAAAATACAACATTTTGTTAAAAGCATAGGGAAAAATACACATtcatttctaaaattatatatatatatatatatatatattaatgttGTCCTTTGAACTTGTATTTTGTGCAATTAACTCCTTCAACTTATGGatcctttttttcaattgagtcTCTTGATTTGTAATTCCAACAAGCTGAGGCTAGCTTGTTTGTTGATTCCAATTAAAAGGGTGATATGGAAAAACTCGATGCCGTCATAGGTAATTTCTTTTGCTTCGACCAAACTATAAGAACAATGACCCTATGCATTTAAGTAGATTGCCATAGGTTTTCATGCTTGTGGCGGTATCGATTGTCTCAGCATGAGGCTTGTAACTTTGGTTCTTTGAAATTGGCGATGGAAGAacttaaaaatgtaaaaatactAGAACTTCATCGAATAAGTTGCAAGTTCGAGAACCACATCTAAGAATTGACGCAAGCTCATGATCGAATGTTCTTTCATGTTTTCAAGaagagttaatatcacgaaaaaccaaaaactaatACAAATGTGATAAATTGACTATatgttagtttccattaaattttaccatcaaattgctGAGTTAAATGATATATAACAGTTGAtgggtgtaccaatttggagtttttcgtcCGTTTGTCACAAGGTCACCGGTTTATgattttcatggtattaatccaatttatcggaaattaatttagagtaaatatgtcacaattgtatcaattttaggtttttggtgataaaaaaaaaaaaaaattagtttggagtaaatttgttatatatatgttaatactagaagaatttcaaactaatacattcataacaaatttatttaaaagtaaattttttatcacaaaaaactctaaatagCACAACCTTCGTGGTGGATTTGATAATGTTTTTCACAACAACTGTACTTCAACAACAAAGTGTctcgaaatatataaaatttttaattctctttttAAGGATGATTCGAATCAATCATAAATTGTAGTTTCGCAGGTGTTCAAGGGGACGTCGGCATTGGGCTAGCGAAATCTTCAACACCAAGCAAGCTGTATCCAAAACAGATAGGttaggggcaaaaaaaaaaaaaaaaaaaaaaaacactaaataatATTAAGACCTCGTCAAAGCAGCCACCTTATTCTTGCGCATTAATAAAAGGGACACTTGAAAATAAGCGAAAAGGGGAGTGATTTTTATGGGAATCTCCTGGCTTCATTTAAATTTCGCCAGCGTTGAATGGTCCCCCGAATTCCGAATAAGTCAAAGCCAGAGCCCGACTCTTCctctttccctcctccctctctctctctctcgctctctctctctctctatctacacgcatcgtcttcttcttctcacttACCTCGCCGTCACGTTCGGTCCAAGCACACGCCTCGCTAACGATCACCCCATCTCCACCAGATCAATCTTCACACCAAACTTCCTACCTCCGCTCTCTCTCGTCGCGTTTCAGTTCGAACCCATCATCGAAAGGAGTGGAAAAATCGATAGTTTGAGCTGCCTGTTGATCTGCAATGGCGGtcgcgacggcggcggcggcggcggcgggggtgCCGGTGGCCGTGGCGGCGCTGAGCTACCGCTTCGTCCCGAAAAGGGTCTGCTTCAGCTTCGCGGCCTACGCCAAGAGCGTCATCTACCACCTCGCCTCCTGCGACGTCCCCGTCCTCGAAGGGCTCACGGCGGCCGAGTTCGACTGCCTGGAGTCCGCCTTCTCCTTCGCCTTCCCGCCCGACCTCCGGGAGATCCTCCAGGAGGGCCTCCCCGGCCGGTGCCTGATCAAGGAGGTGTCGCGGAGCGACTTCTGGTGCGACGCGTGGGGCGAGAGGCCGAGCGGTCGCGACCGGGCGGTCGAGTTGGCGGAGAGGTTTTTGGAGGAAGCGCCGGCTCTGGTGCCAATTTACCGGAACTGCTACATCCCGGCGTCGCCGAACGCCGTCGGCAACCCGGTGTTCTACATTGACGGCGGGGACGTCCGCGTGCTGAGCTTCGACCTCGCCGGATTCTTCCAGGAGTTCGAGTGGTTGCGAATCGGCGTCTTCCGGCCGGCCGGGAAGTTGCCGCCGATGATCGTCACGCCGGCGTGGGCCGCCACGGCGCCGCGGAGGATCGAGTTCTGGagcgacgtggcggagaaaggTGGGAGAagggcgccggcgccggcgccggagcCGGCGCGGGTGAGCACAGGCGGGTGGTGGTCcgccggcggcggtggcggcggcggcgaactCGGGGCGTGCTTGGACGAGGCGTTCTGGAGGCTGAGGGACGGAGGGtggagggaggaggaggtgaGGGAGATGATGGGGATGGGCGGCTGCGATGGGATGGTGAAGGTCGGGGGCGACGTGGCGAGATCCGACGGAAGCGTCGCTCGGCACGTGACAGCCTGGTCCTTGGAGTTATTGCGTGCGGGATGGAGCAGGGAGGATGTGGTGGAGTCGCTTGGGATCAACGTCGACGAAGAGCGCGAGGTCGGCGTCTGCGATCCTCATGATCGGGGCTAACGTTGGGAGCACGCGAAAACGACGTCGCCAGTCGGAAAGCATTTTTATGTTCAGCTATAATAAGATCATGAGCGAACTCCTCATATTGCGAATTTTGTGCTTTATACTCATACATACAACTCTACAGATTTTAGGTAGGGATTGTTATCATGTAAATCTTCTGCTTAGTTGTAAATACAAAACGTGTGGGAGAGATCATGATGTGGATGATCACGAGCAAATACATGTTACTTGTTCAGGCATATATGATTTAAAAAAGTCTTGAGTTCATTGCATGATAATACGTTGTGCCAGGGGAATATACCGATGTAGGAAACACCCACAAGGAAAAGCATCTAGTACGCTTATGAGTTTGAAGATTAGGAATCGAGGCCACCTTGAGAACTCGGGCCTAACCTCTTGGAACTCATCCTTGCTCGTCGAGGTCCTGGGTGCTCGAGACCGAGGTCTAGGCTCAAGGACCTCGAGTACTTGGGTTGACGACCTGAGTATGAGAGTTGGAATTACTCGAGGTTGGGCATCTAAATCTTCTTTAGGATTTTATCTTGCCTCCTTAGGTCCGATAATATTAGCGAAACCTGTTgtattgttttctttatttaagGACCTTGAAGTACAGGATTCGTTGATTTCCGTTAATTCGTGCTTGGATTTAAGAAGGATAGGGTTTTTCGATCCACCATGTGATGTTCCTTCATTAGGTATCATTTTGCCTCCTTAGGTCTGATAAGATTAGTGAAACGTGTtatattgttttctttatttaagGATCTTGAAGTGCGGGATTCGTTAATCTCCGTTAATTCATGCTTGCATTTAAGACCCGCCATGTGATTTTCCTTCGTTAGGTATTTTCTAAACATGTGATTCAGTCAATCCCTATTTGTGTTGAAAATTGCAGGATTAGTTAATTAGAAAGGATAATTTGATCACGGAATTTGCAAATTCCTACTTGCGTTCAAAGATGGCAGGATCGGTCATTCCATCATGTCGCTTTCCTCCACATGGGGCATGGGATTCGTCAAGCCCCGTCCGCGTTTAAGAAAAACAAGAGTCGTTAACCCCTACTCGGGTTTTACTTTATCTTCGAAGCTTGATCAGACTGTCATTGCAATAAAAATAGTAGAGGAAAACAAACGAGGCAATCCCCTCGACTACTACATGTAATAAACAATTCCTTAAAATTCACAAAGTTTTCTCATCCTTATATAATTGATTGAAAGAAGACGACCACTCAGTGTGTGAAGGCAGCAGCCATATCAGCCGCCACCTTATGTTATGGGCTCAGTGAGTTAATGGGATCGAAATTCCTTAAGGTTTTATCTATTTTgtgatgatttgaaaaaataatcatttgttttgtatgaaataattagtcagCATAACATTTTCATTAGTGATAATAGTTTTTGTCTAAACATATTTGCCGACAATAAGattattttccattatttcatttttataagtaatatcgataattattttttggaaaattttctctaaatcattcatttttcgcgaaaataaATCGATTAGTGAGCTTTAGGGATTGGCATTCCCCTAGTCTAAGTAATTCATTGTTATCTACTTGGTGAGTTTTAGGGATCGTTATGCCCTTAATTAGTTTGGAGAAAGGGCATTAACTTAAGAGAATTTAGAGATCAATATTCCCTCTTAGAATTTAGGGATTGTTATTCCTTGAGTGAGTTTTAGGGATCGTTACCTCCTTAGAGAACTTGAGGAATCGATATTCTCTTGTAAAATTTAGATTCTCTTGCCTAGTTTAGGGATAGGTATTCCTTTTAACAAATTAAGGAATCGGCATCCTTTCCGTGAGTCTTGATTATGCTTTGGGAAGGGAGAATTGGGGAATTAAGCATGGGCATTGCATTATGAATATGAAATGAGTGTAGTTGACTTGAGACGAGGATGCTTGATGAACGTGCGGTAGCCGAAATAATATTACTGTTTTGAGAGAGTTCATCTGGCCTTGTCAAGA
Above is a window of Eucalyptus grandis isolate ANBG69807.140 chromosome 9, ASM1654582v1, whole genome shotgun sequence DNA encoding:
- the LOC120288426 gene encoding uncharacterized protein LOC120288426 yields the protein MAVATAAAAAAGVPVAVAALSYRFVPKRVCFSFAAYAKSVIYHLASCDVPVLEGLTAAEFDCLESAFSFAFPPDLREILQEGLPGRCLIKEVSRSDFWCDAWGERPSGRDRAVELAERFLEEAPALVPIYRNCYIPASPNAVGNPVFYIDGGDVRVLSFDLAGFFQEFEWLRIGVFRPAGKLPPMIVTPAWAATAPRRIEFWSDVAEKGGRRAPAPAPEPARVSTGGWWSAGGGGGGGELGACLDEAFWRLRDGGWREEEVREMMGMGGCDGMVKVGGDVARSDGSVARHVTAWSLELLRAGWSREDVVESLGINVDEEREVGVCDPHDRG